From a region of the Bacteroidia bacterium genome:
- a CDS encoding heavy metal-associated domain-containing protein: protein MENSIKHTYHIGGMSCGGCVTTVKNKLSAASGVTSVEINLAKKEAEITSSKPLDTDVLQQALNNTHYTITED, encoded by the coding sequence ATGGAAAATTCAATCAAACACACTTATCACATAGGTGGCATGAGTTGTGGCGGGTGCGTTACAACAGTAAAAAATAAATTATCTGCTGCTTCAGGTGTAACATCCGTGGAAATCAACTTGGCAAAAAAGGAAGCAGAAATTACTTCTTCAAAGCCTCTTGATACAGATGTGCTACAACAGGCATTAAATAATACGCATTACACAATAACAGAAGATTAG
- a CDS encoding DUF5676 family membrane protein: MNHISIKKLGLAFGLTGALFYFGCAIVMLILGHDSTIIFFNSLLHGFDVSSIIRMNISLGEDLIGIVETFILCWLIGVCVAIMYNISFKNSNQ, encoded by the coding sequence ATGAATCACATAAGTATTAAAAAATTAGGATTAGCATTTGGACTAACAGGTGCATTGTTTTATTTCGGTTGCGCAATAGTTATGCTGATATTAGGGCACGACAGCACAATAATATTTTTCAACAGCTTGCTTCATGGCTTTGATGTTTCAAGTATTATCAGGATGAATATTTCACTGGGCGAAGATCTAATAGGCATCGTGGAAACATTTATTTTGTGTTGGTTAATTGGTGTATGTGTGGCGATTATGTATAATATAAGTTTTAAAAATTCAAATCAATAA